In Planifilum fimeticola, one genomic interval encodes:
- a CDS encoding YunC family protein, with product MVRLQPFDVDGRRVIGVEVALPKTKLLVLTTDKGYIMCGALDVKLLNEKLAERRILAGRAVGVRSLEDLLEAPLESVTLEAERIGICPGMTGREALLKMA from the coding sequence TTGGTACGACTTCAACCGTTTGATGTGGACGGTCGCCGGGTGATCGGCGTGGAAGTGGCTCTGCCCAAGACGAAACTGCTGGTGTTGACGACGGACAAGGGATACATCATGTGCGGTGCGCTCGATGTGAAGTTGTTGAATGAAAAGTTGGCGGAGCGCAGGATATTGGCCGGCCGGGCTGTCGGCGTGCGCAGTTTGGAGGATTTGTTGGAAGCGCCGCTGGAATCCGTCACCCTGGAAGCGGAGCGCATCGGGATTTGCCCCGGGATGACCGGCCGGGAAGCCTTGCTGAAAATGGCATAA
- a CDS encoding DUF6154 family protein: protein MRFVDEVYSLYRDQLNDEEEDPVTLVLSLLEEHTREDIQRLIDEMSEEEMFQMMGIYLVEMLKMKMAQEGKIPLWKPSFTPPHLH from the coding sequence ATGCGATTTGTCGACGAGGTTTATTCGCTATACCGGGATCAGTTGAACGACGAAGAAGAAGACCCGGTGACCCTGGTACTCAGTTTGTTGGAAGAACACACCCGGGAAGATATCCAGCGGTTGATTGATGAAATGAGCGAAGAAGAGATGTTTCAGATGATGGGGATTTATCTCGTGGAGATGTTGAAGATGAAAATGGCGCAGGAAGGAAAAATCCCTCTATGGAAACCGTCCTTCACTCCCCCCCATCTCCATTGA
- a CDS encoding RluA family pseudouridine synthase, with protein MQTRARHNKWISYKIPPEWDGKKVEEVLKGPLSLSNRMINRLTRSRGIQLNGRMPWLGRRVNAGDHLRVAVRPLERSDLAPEPIPFGLLYEDADLMVVDKPAGINVHPVHPKETGTLTHGILFHWQRQGFEGRVRPVHRLDRDTTGVLLIAKNAYMHQLLDRQLKSRSIERVYLAIVKGRLAREAGTIRLPIDRDPTHPLRRRVAEGGADAITLFRVLAATEQASLIEAKLETGRTHQIRVHFSHLGHPLWGDRLYGGPGGRIERHALHAERLSFTHPLKQEAMSFSAPPPPDFARLMEELGLQRNRPPASPA; from the coding sequence ATGCAGACCCGTGCCCGCCACAACAAATGGATCTCGTACAAAATTCCTCCTGAATGGGACGGGAAAAAGGTGGAGGAGGTCCTGAAGGGCCCTCTCTCCCTTTCCAACCGGATGATCAACCGCCTGACCCGATCTCGCGGGATTCAGCTCAACGGTCGGATGCCCTGGCTGGGCCGCCGGGTGAATGCAGGGGATCACCTGCGCGTCGCCGTCCGGCCCCTGGAGCGGTCCGACCTGGCTCCGGAGCCGATTCCCTTCGGTCTTCTCTATGAGGATGCGGATTTGATGGTGGTGGACAAACCGGCGGGAATCAACGTCCATCCCGTCCATCCCAAGGAGACGGGCACCCTGACCCACGGCATCCTTTTTCACTGGCAAAGACAGGGTTTTGAAGGGCGGGTCCGTCCCGTGCACCGGCTGGACCGGGATACCACAGGGGTGCTGTTGATCGCCAAAAACGCCTACATGCACCAGCTGTTGGACCGACAGCTGAAAAGCCGGTCCATCGAGCGGGTCTACCTCGCCATCGTGAAGGGCCGCCTCGCCCGGGAGGCGGGCACGATTCGCCTGCCCATCGACCGGGACCCGACCCACCCCCTCCGGCGGCGCGTCGCGGAGGGCGGAGCCGATGCGATCACCCTGTTCCGGGTTCTCGCCGCCACCGAACAGGCCTCCCTGATCGAGGCGAAGCTGGAGACCGGCCGGACGCACCAGATCCGCGTCCACTTCTCCCATCTGGGCCATCCCCTGTGGGGAGACCGGCTTTATGGAGGTCCCGGCGGTCGTATCGAAAGGCATGCCCTCCATGCGGAACGCTTGTCCTTCACCCATCCCCTGAAGCAGGAAGCGATGTCCTTTTCGGCGCCTCCGCCGCCGGACTTCGCCCGGTTGATGGAGGAACTGGGGCTTCAACGGAATCGCCCGCCAGCCTCTCCGGCATGA
- a CDS encoding metal ABC transporter substrate-binding protein, whose amino-acid sequence MSRSKNLLVALCLVWTSILAACSGEAPQEEAGDQLKIYASVYPLADFAEKIGGKHADVTLLVPPGVEPHDFEPTPKDLTRLSRADVFLYNGIGFEAWIGQAKEILDPERTVIADASASLKPLYSGSNGSREADPHVWLDPIRAKKMAEAIRDALIKADPDHASDYRTNFEKLSRRFDELDRTFREISNKAEKREFVVSHAAFSYLADRYGLHQIAISGLSPSDEPGPKELKAVIEAAKRHRVKVIFFDSLVPGNMAKTVKEEVGAEALVLNSLEGLKPREAETGEDYFSIMEKNAENLGKALGSTD is encoded by the coding sequence ATGTCACGCAGCAAAAACCTGTTGGTAGCTTTATGTCTTGTATGGACTTCAATCCTTGCCGCTTGCTCCGGGGAAGCGCCCCAGGAAGAGGCCGGCGATCAGCTCAAGATCTATGCCAGCGTGTATCCCCTCGCCGATTTTGCCGAAAAGATCGGCGGAAAGCATGCGGACGTCACGCTGCTCGTGCCCCCGGGGGTGGAACCTCACGATTTTGAACCCACCCCCAAGGATTTGACCCGGTTGAGCCGAGCCGACGTCTTCCTCTACAACGGCATCGGATTTGAAGCATGGATCGGTCAGGCCAAGGAGATCCTGGATCCCGAGCGGACGGTGATCGCCGATGCCTCCGCATCGCTGAAACCCTTGTACAGCGGATCCAACGGATCCAGAGAGGCGGACCCCCATGTCTGGCTGGATCCCATCAGGGCGAAAAAAATGGCGGAGGCGATCCGGGATGCCCTGATCAAGGCGGATCCCGATCACGCCTCCGATTATCGGACCAACTTCGAGAAGCTCTCCCGTCGCTTTGACGAACTAGACCGCACCTTCCGGGAGATCTCGAACAAGGCGGAGAAAAGGGAGTTTGTCGTCTCCCACGCGGCCTTCAGCTACCTGGCAGACCGATACGGACTTCATCAGATCGCCATCTCCGGCTTGTCCCCCTCCGACGAGCCCGGTCCGAAGGAGTTGAAGGCGGTGATCGAGGCGGCCAAGCGGCACCGGGTAAAGGTCATATTTTTCGATTCCCTCGTCCCGGGGAACATGGCCAAGACCGTCAAAGAAGAAGTGGGTGCCGAGGCCCTGGTGCTGAATTCCCTGGAAGGGCTCAAACCCCGGGAGGCGGAAACCGGGGAGGACTATTTCTCCATCATGGAAAAAAACGCCGAGAACCTCGGCAAGGCGCTGGGCTCCACCGATTGA
- a CDS encoding beta-class carbonic anhydrase, which translates to MKNQPTSNAKALLESNRAYAQRFNQGDLPSSPARKVALVTCMDARLDPLSFLDAQLGDIHVIRNAGGRVTEDVIRSLVISEQLLDTKEIIVIHHTDCGMLTFKNEDLYARIEKTLGEKAGKEARKVDFLPFRDLEESVREDMEKLKQSELIPEDVRIFGGIYDVHTGKVEPVE; encoded by the coding sequence ATGAAAAATCAGCCCACCAGCAACGCCAAGGCCTTGCTCGAGTCCAATCGGGCATACGCCCAGAGGTTCAATCAGGGAGATTTACCGTCTTCCCCTGCTCGTAAAGTTGCCCTTGTGACCTGTATGGATGCAAGGTTGGATCCATTGTCGTTTTTGGATGCACAGCTCGGTGATATCCACGTCATCCGGAACGCCGGCGGCCGTGTCACTGAAGATGTCATCCGATCCTTGGTCATCTCTGAACAGCTGCTGGATACAAAAGAGATCATCGTGATTCACCATACCGACTGTGGAATGCTCACCTTTAAGAACGAGGACCTGTATGCGCGAATAGAAAAAACCCTTGGTGAAAAGGCGGGGAAGGAAGCGCGAAAGGTCGACTTTTTGCCCTTCAGGGATCTCGAGGAAAGCGTCAGGGAAGACATGGAGAAACTGAAACAATCCGAACTGATTCCGGAGGATGTCCGGATCTTCGGTGGCATCTACGACGTCCATACCGGAAAGGTGGAACCGGTTGAGTGA
- a CDS encoding bifunctional metallophosphatase/5'-nucleotidase: MTQLKYLHILHTNDLHSHFERMPKIATLLSQLPRQGNRGEEAWIAVDVGDHMDRGRMETEGTGGMANRAVLEATGYQVVTLGNNELLTFPREALDRVYADVPFSVVGTNIEAVRGDRPEWLKKWAIREMGGIRVGFLGATIPYPIFYELMGWRLSDPLEVLAEWVPRIRGEVDVLVLLSHLGLPMDRRLAEEVPGIDLILGGHTHHLLEAPERVGNTFIAAAGKFGQHVGHVTLEWDAERGRIAGGSGRVRPVEGIGDSEEILRRIEHHRQEGKKFLSSPIGRLDRPLSIDWYGESPLGNLLADGLKEWVDAEVALVNAGQLLGGLDSGPVTKGRLHQICPHPINPCKMVLTGRQILRTLEEALLEEFQRLEIRGFGFRGERLGTINVSGLQVEYHPEAKPYQKIRSVRVGGQQLVEDRKYRVASVDMFTFGVGYFELQNGEDIRYYLPEFLRDVLAWRLQRPGSVRDCLVPRWIRV; the protein is encoded by the coding sequence GTGACTCAGCTGAAATATCTGCACATTCTGCACACGAACGATCTCCACAGCCACTTTGAGCGGATGCCGAAGATCGCGACGCTCCTGTCACAGCTTCCGCGGCAAGGGAACCGCGGGGAAGAGGCGTGGATCGCCGTGGACGTCGGAGACCACATGGACCGGGGAAGGATGGAGACGGAAGGAACCGGCGGGATGGCCAACCGGGCGGTGTTGGAGGCCACCGGTTATCAGGTGGTCACGCTGGGAAACAACGAACTGCTCACCTTTCCCCGGGAGGCCCTGGATCGGGTGTATGCGGACGTTCCCTTTTCCGTTGTCGGGACCAATATCGAAGCCGTCCGGGGTGATCGGCCCGAATGGTTGAAAAAGTGGGCGATCCGCGAGATGGGGGGCATTCGCGTCGGCTTTCTGGGGGCGACCATTCCTTACCCGATTTTTTATGAATTGATGGGTTGGCGGCTGTCCGATCCCCTGGAGGTGCTCGCCGAGTGGGTACCGCGGATCCGTGGGGAAGTGGATGTGCTCGTGCTGCTTTCCCATCTGGGTCTGCCCATGGACCGCCGCTTGGCGGAAGAGGTGCCGGGGATCGACCTGATCCTGGGCGGACACACCCACCACCTGCTGGAGGCACCCGAGCGGGTCGGAAACACCTTCATCGCCGCGGCGGGCAAGTTCGGCCAACATGTGGGACATGTCACGCTGGAGTGGGATGCCGAACGAGGGCGCATCGCCGGCGGGTCGGGACGGGTGCGTCCTGTGGAGGGAATCGGCGATTCCGAAGAGATTCTTCGTCGGATCGAGCATCACCGGCAGGAGGGAAAAAAATTTCTTTCCAGCCCGATCGGGCGTTTGGATCGCCCCCTCTCCATCGATTGGTACGGGGAGTCTCCCCTGGGCAACCTCTTGGCGGACGGATTGAAGGAATGGGTGGATGCGGAAGTGGCCCTGGTCAACGCGGGACAACTGTTGGGCGGACTGGACAGCGGACCGGTGACCAAGGGGCGATTGCATCAGATCTGTCCACATCCGATCAATCCGTGTAAAATGGTCCTGACGGGGCGGCAAATCCTGCGGACGCTGGAGGAAGCCCTGCTGGAGGAGTTTCAGCGCCTGGAGATCCGCGGCTTTGGATTTCGGGGTGAAAGGTTGGGGACGATCAACGTTTCCGGGCTTCAGGTGGAGTACCACCCCGAGGCGAAGCCCTATCAGAAGATCCGCTCCGTCCGCGTGGGGGGCCAGCAGTTGGTGGAAGACCGAAAATACCGGGTGGCGAGCGTCGATATGTTCACCTTCGGCGTAGGGTACTTCGAGCTTCAAAACGGAGAAGATATCCGCTATTATCTGCCTGAATTTTTACGGGATGTGCTCGCCTGGCGGCTTCAGCGTCCGGGATCGGTCAGGGACTGTTTGGTGCCCCGTTGGATCCGGGTCTGA
- a CDS encoding MDR family MFS transporter: MERILNVLRTYHPLVWVLVGGTAFARTASFMSLPFLALYLSRTTGLDPFVTGTIVGAGALASTFGGFLGGNLSDRFGRKRVMLSTLFVWAVVFWGFAMAEEAALFLILNLLNGLCRSFFEPTGQALLADVTPPDKRMRVFGFRYMAINVGAAVGPLIGAYLGMVSGKITFWITGGAYLLYAVALLIMMNRFAPAAPAAPPERTRFTAALRVIRKDAALGWFILGGILGQAGYAQIESTLPLHLKTLFGENNALYPALLTMNAVTVILLQVFVTRWAEKRSLIGNLGLGSLLFGLGLGCFAIGEHWIVMALGMFILTIGEILTFPTSSLFINRLAPESLRGTYFGANSFRNVGFFIGPALGGWLLGSHGGKAAFGLIALLTVCGILFYWMGYRAWLQRKNAPEKESVSNTSLSAAKAVR, translated from the coding sequence ATGGAAAGAATCCTGAACGTCCTTCGCACCTATCATCCCCTGGTCTGGGTCCTCGTCGGAGGCACCGCCTTTGCCCGGACCGCGTCCTTTATGAGCCTCCCCTTTTTGGCTCTGTATCTGTCCCGCACCACCGGGCTGGATCCGTTTGTCACCGGAACGATCGTGGGAGCCGGGGCGCTGGCCAGCACCTTCGGCGGTTTCCTCGGCGGAAATCTGTCGGACCGTTTTGGCCGCAAACGGGTGATGTTGTCGACGCTGTTCGTGTGGGCGGTCGTCTTCTGGGGATTTGCGATGGCTGAAGAAGCCGCCCTGTTTCTGATATTGAACCTGCTGAACGGGCTCTGCCGCTCGTTCTTTGAACCGACCGGCCAGGCGCTCCTGGCCGATGTGACGCCGCCGGACAAGCGGATGCGGGTCTTCGGTTTCCGATACATGGCCATCAATGTGGGCGCCGCCGTCGGTCCCCTGATCGGCGCATATCTGGGGATGGTGTCGGGGAAGATCACCTTCTGGATCACCGGAGGCGCCTATCTGCTGTACGCCGTCGCACTCCTGATCATGATGAACCGATTTGCTCCGGCCGCTCCGGCCGCGCCGCCGGAAAGGACCCGCTTCACCGCCGCCCTGCGGGTGATCCGCAAGGACGCCGCTCTGGGCTGGTTCATCCTGGGGGGAATCCTCGGCCAAGCCGGATACGCTCAGATCGAAAGCACCCTGCCCCTGCACCTGAAAACCCTGTTCGGGGAAAACAACGCTCTGTACCCGGCGCTTCTCACGATGAACGCCGTCACGGTCATCCTGTTGCAGGTCTTTGTCACCCGCTGGGCGGAAAAGCGCTCCCTGATCGGAAACCTGGGATTGGGCAGCCTCCTGTTCGGCCTCGGTCTGGGTTGTTTTGCCATCGGTGAACACTGGATCGTCATGGCGCTAGGCATGTTCATCCTGACGATCGGGGAAATCCTGACCTTTCCCACCAGCAGCCTGTTCATCAACCGGTTGGCTCCCGAATCCCTTCGGGGGACCTACTTCGGAGCCAACAGCTTCCGAAATGTCGGCTTCTTCATCGGTCCCGCCCTCGGCGGATGGCTGCTCGGATCCCACGGCGGCAAGGCCGCGTTCGGCCTCATCGCCCTCCTGACGGTCTGCGGCATCCTGTTCTACTGGATGGGATACCGGGCGTGGCTCCAAAGAAAAAATGCCCCGGAGAAGGAGTCCGTTTCGAACACTTCCCTTTCGGCGGCAAAAGCTGTCCGGTGA
- a CDS encoding sulfite exporter TauE/SafE family protein has product MEEWILFLLIGLLSGTVGSLVGLGGGVVTVPSLLLIAALFPEFRHLTPQVVVGTSLIMIVVTALSSTLTYARQRRVDYRSGLLFFAASGPGAVTGAYLNRFFEPDSFYIAFGVFMILVSIVLTVGERGKGRSVKWSVTREFTDPDGTVHRYGYHRPTALAVSFLVGLVSSLFGIGGGALMMPVMVFLFRFPPHVATATSMFMILFSSIIGSLGHLVQGNVEWKAALFIAPGAWFGGRLGAWISSRLSSRGLLIALRLALLLVAVRMIWEGVS; this is encoded by the coding sequence GTGGAGGAATGGATTCTTTTTTTGTTGATCGGCTTGCTCTCGGGAACGGTCGGCAGTCTGGTGGGTTTGGGCGGCGGTGTGGTCACAGTCCCTTCCCTGCTGCTGATAGCCGCCCTCTTTCCGGAATTCCGACACCTCACCCCCCAGGTGGTGGTCGGCACGTCGCTGATCATGATTGTCGTGACCGCCTTGTCGTCCACCTTGACCTATGCCCGGCAGCGCCGGGTGGATTACCGCAGCGGATTGCTTTTTTTTGCGGCGAGCGGTCCGGGGGCGGTGACGGGGGCATACCTGAACCGCTTTTTTGAGCCGGATTCCTTTTACATCGCCTTCGGGGTCTTTATGATCCTTGTCTCCATCGTCTTGACTGTGGGGGAGCGGGGGAAGGGGCGCTCCGTCAAATGGAGCGTCACCCGGGAATTTACCGATCCGGACGGCACCGTTCACCGGTACGGTTATCACCGGCCGACGGCCCTAGCCGTCTCCTTTTTGGTGGGGCTTGTCTCCAGCCTGTTCGGCATCGGCGGAGGGGCCCTGATGATGCCGGTGATGGTGTTCCTCTTCCGTTTTCCGCCCCATGTGGCCACCGCCACATCGATGTTCATGATCTTGTTCTCGTCCATCATCGGCAGTTTGGGACACTTGGTACAAGGGAATGTGGAATGGAAAGCGGCGCTGTTCATCGCCCCCGGGGCGTGGTTCGGCGGTCGGTTGGGAGCCTGGATCTCCAGCCGCCTCAGCAGTCGGGGACTGCTCATCGCCCTTCGTCTGGCTTTGTTGTTGGTGGCGGTGCGCATGATTTGGGAAGGGGTGTCCTAA
- a CDS encoding SDR family NAD(P)-dependent oxidoreductase, which translates to MDRYNGKVALVTGASTGIGAELAKRFAEGGFDLVLVARSRDKLERLAEEVRERFGISVRIVVKDLSDPAACGDLIREMEEAGVEVHALVNNAGIGVYGPFIGTDWEREREMIRLNMEALTRLTKAFLPGMLRRGEGKILNVASTAAFQPGPLMAVYYASKAYVLSFTEAIAEELRGTGVTVTALCPGPTRTEFGARAGFGTSKLFQRGEMDAETVAREGYRGLMSGRRVVIPGLSNRMLVGSVRFLPRGLITRIMKRIQKTREGKGGE; encoded by the coding sequence ATGGATCGGTACAATGGAAAGGTGGCTTTGGTCACGGGGGCATCGACGGGCATCGGGGCCGAGTTGGCGAAACGGTTTGCCGAAGGAGGATTTGATTTGGTCCTGGTCGCCCGCAGCCGGGACAAGCTGGAGCGGCTGGCGGAAGAAGTGAGGGAGCGCTTTGGCATCTCCGTCCGGATTGTCGTCAAGGATTTGTCCGATCCCGCCGCGTGCGGGGATTTGATCCGGGAGATGGAGGAGGCGGGGGTCGAGGTTCACGCGCTGGTCAATAATGCGGGAATCGGCGTGTACGGCCCCTTTATCGGAACCGATTGGGAGCGGGAACGGGAGATGATCCGGTTAAACATGGAGGCCCTCACCCGTTTGACCAAGGCGTTCCTTCCCGGAATGCTCCGGCGGGGAGAAGGGAAAATTCTCAATGTGGCATCCACCGCCGCCTTTCAGCCGGGTCCTCTGATGGCCGTCTATTACGCTTCCAAGGCGTACGTTCTCTCCTTTACCGAAGCGATTGCGGAGGAACTCCGGGGGACGGGGGTGACGGTGACGGCTCTCTGTCCCGGTCCCACCCGGACCGAATTCGGTGCCCGGGCGGGGTTCGGTACGTCCAAATTGTTTCAACGCGGGGAAATGGATGCGGAGACCGTCGCCCGGGAGGGATACCGGGGTCTCATGTCCGGCAGGAGGGTGGTGATTCCCGGACTTTCAAACCGCATGCTGGTCGGTTCGGTCCGGTTTTTGCCCCGCGGGCTGATCACGAGGATCATGAAGCGAATCCAGAAAACGCGGGAGGGCAAGGGCGGCGAGTGA
- a CDS encoding ABC transporter substrate-binding protein encodes MNLVEHYIKLRSAYPPGKGEMAVTVAELAETLCCTRRNVKHLIRKMEERKWIRWMPGSGRGNRSVLIFRRGLEEMAVSHFTDLLEKGRVHDAMEFLRREELPEEVWEQCRERLHVRLGLQVEQADNRRREVLKIPLYRKLTTLDPSAVSVVAECHFVRQVYDTLVHYDAETRQLRPHLAHAWESDSAHAEWTFYLRKGVRFHDGRLLSAEDVRHTFLRLMEAPNSVMPWLARYIAEIEVMDEHAIRFRLTDSLPFFPRFLGTVNTSIRPREASARRHVGTGPFQIRELSDSRVVFEAFDGYFRERPLLDRIELWLVPGEKKGEARYQLPGEDEGGGEREVLFEQFACEMLVFNFRRPGPQHDIRFRRAMRAICDRRRMVKELGGNDRFPADSMLPEKSRSAEVSPSSLDEARSWLEGSRYAGETLSLYYFDQSEGNCGTKAKVADWIRRRAQAVGVRISPVPVPIDWLYRKELEEKADLFLMADVFDSDFESSWFMFFRNVNLFRRFLDPDRLNDVDRRTDRFVRGSSAEDRRRIIDEVEEFLHRDLTMLFLCHLYKRIKYPRNLQGMTFDSFGWADFRKLWIRPCGGRSDVARSG; translated from the coding sequence GTGAACTTGGTCGAACACTACATCAAATTGCGGTCCGCCTATCCCCCCGGAAAGGGAGAAATGGCCGTGACGGTGGCGGAATTGGCGGAGACGCTGTGCTGCACCCGACGAAATGTGAAGCATCTGATCCGAAAAATGGAGGAGCGAAAATGGATCCGCTGGATGCCCGGAAGCGGACGGGGAAATCGGTCGGTTCTCATCTTTCGGCGGGGGCTGGAGGAGATGGCCGTTTCCCATTTTACCGATTTGCTGGAGAAGGGGCGGGTTCATGATGCGATGGAGTTTCTCCGCCGTGAGGAACTTCCGGAAGAGGTGTGGGAGCAGTGCCGGGAGCGCCTCCACGTCCGGCTGGGGCTGCAGGTGGAGCAGGCGGACAACCGGCGGAGGGAAGTGCTGAAAATCCCCCTTTACCGTAAGCTGACCACCCTGGATCCTTCCGCGGTGTCGGTGGTGGCGGAGTGTCATTTCGTTCGCCAGGTGTATGACACCCTGGTTCATTATGATGCAGAAACGCGTCAGCTAAGGCCCCACCTGGCCCATGCGTGGGAATCGGATTCCGCTCATGCCGAATGGACTTTTTATTTGCGAAAGGGGGTCCGGTTTCACGACGGGAGATTGCTGTCGGCGGAGGATGTCCGCCACACCTTCCTGAGGTTGATGGAGGCGCCGAACAGCGTGATGCCGTGGCTGGCGCGTTACATCGCCGAAATCGAGGTGATGGACGAACACGCCATCAGGTTCCGTTTGACGGATTCTTTGCCCTTTTTTCCCCGTTTTCTCGGAACCGTCAACACATCGATCCGTCCCCGCGAAGCGTCTGCCCGGCGACATGTGGGGACAGGTCCCTTTCAGATCCGGGAGCTGTCGGACAGCCGGGTGGTGTTTGAAGCCTTCGACGGTTATTTTCGGGAGCGTCCGCTGCTGGATCGGATCGAGCTTTGGCTTGTTCCGGGGGAGAAGAAGGGGGAAGCGCGGTATCAGTTGCCGGGGGAGGATGAAGGCGGCGGCGAGCGGGAAGTGCTGTTCGAACAATTTGCCTGCGAGATGCTGGTTTTCAATTTTCGCAGGCCCGGACCGCAGCATGATATCCGTTTTCGTCGGGCGATGCGGGCGATTTGCGACCGCAGGCGGATGGTGAAAGAGCTGGGGGGGAACGACCGGTTTCCTGCCGACAGCATGTTGCCGGAAAAGAGCCGGTCGGCGGAGGTTTCGCCATCCTCCCTGGATGAGGCGCGTTCGTGGTTGGAGGGGAGCCGTTACGCCGGGGAGACGCTGTCTCTGTACTATTTTGACCAATCGGAGGGGAATTGCGGGACCAAAGCCAAGGTTGCCGACTGGATTCGGAGACGGGCGCAGGCGGTGGGGGTGCGGATTTCGCCCGTTCCGGTGCCGATCGACTGGCTGTACCGCAAAGAATTGGAGGAAAAGGCCGATCTGTTTTTGATGGCGGACGTCTTCGATTCGGATTTTGAGTCGAGCTGGTTCATGTTTTTCCGCAATGTCAACCTGTTTCGCCGCTTTTTGGATCCGGACCGTCTGAACGACGTCGACCGCCGGACGGATCGGTTTGTCCGCGGGTCGTCCGCGGAGGATCGGCGGAGGATCATCGACGAAGTGGAGGAGTTTCTTCACCGCGATTTGACGATGCTGTTTCTGTGTCACCTGTACAAGCGGATCAAATATCCCCGGAATCTTCAAGGGATGACCTTCGACTCCTTCGGCTGGGCGGATTTCCGGAAGTTGTGGATCCGGCCATGCGGCGGGAGGTCGGACGTCGCGCGTTCGGGATGA
- a CDS encoding aldehyde dehydrogenase family protein, which yields MGVIEMIDPATGERLGELEETSPEAIERAMVHARKAFRRWGNLPLSERMDHISRLRRYIVEHADELAATVVKDTGKVHLEALMTEILLTVDFIKYYEKRAASILKPKKVPTPITLIGRRSWVEYRPMGVVAVISPWNYPFQLAMIPAISALVVGNAVLIKPSEVSPLTGLLIEKVFRKVGFPEDVVQVIHGGKEVGERLIQARPDKIFFTGSVASGKKVMAAAAEHLIPVDLELGGKDPMIVFADADLRRAANAAVWGAFTNAGQTCMAVERLYVESSVYETFVQMVKERTEALRLAEEESDVGSMTFPRQLDIVEEHLADAKEKGAKILCGGRRTGTDGLHFEPTVLVDVDHSMRIMSEETFGPVLPIMPFDTEQEAIRLANDTPYGLNSSIWTKNRKKARRVAARIEAGNVCINDVMINMVNPGLPYGGVKWSGIGRYHGPEGLLSFCHRVSLISHPGRKKREINWYPYSQRQTDAIRYLIRLLYGKGLHLSMKEMFNLAVQFLRRK from the coding sequence ATGGGTGTCATTGAAATGATCGATCCGGCGACGGGTGAACGTCTCGGGGAACTGGAAGAGACCTCTCCGGAGGCGATCGAGAGGGCCATGGTCCATGCGCGGAAGGCCTTTCGGCGTTGGGGGAACCTGCCCCTTTCGGAGAGGATGGATCACATCAGCCGTCTTCGCCGCTATATCGTCGAGCATGCCGATGAACTGGCGGCGACGGTGGTGAAGGATACGGGCAAAGTGCATCTGGAGGCGCTGATGACGGAAATTTTGCTTACGGTCGACTTTATCAAGTATTACGAAAAAAGGGCCGCCTCCATCCTGAAGCCGAAAAAGGTGCCGACGCCGATCACCCTGATCGGACGGCGATCCTGGGTGGAGTACCGTCCGATGGGCGTGGTGGCCGTCATCTCTCCCTGGAACTATCCCTTCCAGCTGGCGATGATTCCGGCCATCTCCGCCCTGGTCGTAGGAAATGCCGTGCTGATCAAGCCGTCGGAGGTGTCTCCCCTCACGGGCCTTCTGATCGAGAAGGTCTTCCGGAAGGTCGGGTTTCCGGAGGACGTGGTGCAGGTGATCCACGGCGGGAAAGAGGTGGGGGAACGACTGATCCAGGCGCGGCCGGACAAGATTTTCTTCACCGGCAGCGTCGCCTCTGGGAAAAAGGTGATGGCCGCCGCCGCGGAGCATTTGATCCCCGTTGACTTGGAGTTGGGCGGGAAGGATCCGATGATCGTCTTTGCCGACGCCGATTTGCGCCGGGCGGCGAACGCGGCGGTCTGGGGCGCCTTCACCAATGCCGGCCAAACCTGCATGGCGGTGGAGCGCCTTTACGTGGAGTCGTCGGTGTATGAGACCTTCGTCCAGATGGTGAAGGAACGGACGGAAGCCCTGCGGTTGGCGGAAGAGGAGTCCGACGTGGGTTCGATGACTTTCCCCCGTCAATTGGACATCGTGGAGGAGCATCTCGCCGATGCGAAGGAGAAGGGGGCGAAAATTCTTTGCGGGGGGCGGAGAACCGGTACCGACGGCCTCCATTTTGAACCGACGGTTTTGGTGGATGTGGACCATTCGATGCGGATCATGAGCGAGGAAACCTTCGGGCCGGTGTTGCCCATCATGCCCTTTGACACGGAGCAGGAAGCGATCCGCCTGGCCAACGATACCCCCTACGGCCTGAACAGCAGCATCTGGACGAAGAACCGCAAGAAAGCCCGCCGGGTTGCCGCGCGGATCGAAGCGGGAAATGTATGTATCAACGACGTCATGATCAACATGGTGAATCCGGGCCTTCCCTACGGGGGGGTCAAGTGGAGCGGGATCGGCCGATACCACGGGCCGGAGGGTCTCTTGAGCTTTTGTCACCGGGTGTCGCTGATTTCCCACCCGGGGCGGAAAAAGCGGGAGATCAACTGGTATCCCTATTCCCAACGGCAGACGGATGCGATCCGCTATCTGATCCGATTGCTGTACGGGAAAGGATTGCATCTGTCGATGAAGGAAATGTTCAATTTGGCCGTGCAGTTTCTGCGCCGGAAATAA